The Acidimicrobiales bacterium genome has a segment encoding these proteins:
- the glyA gene encoding serine hydroxymethyltransferase gives MAPAPRDDELFSIVDRELERQQTTLQLIASENFTSPAVLEATGSVLTNKYAEGYPGKRYYGGNQIVDEAEALAIARATSLFGADHANVQPHSGANANMAAYLALLEPGDTVLGMRLDQGGHLTHGSPVNFSGRIYRFVSYGVTESDERLDLDRIRDLALEHRPKMLVAGATAYPRIIDPAPLRSIADEVGAIFLFDAAHIAGLVAGGAHPSPVPLADVVTFTTHKTLRGPRGGCILSTAEHAKAIDKAVFPGLQGGPLEHVIAAKAVAFREAAQPGFRAYAAQIVRNAQALASALAGEGFRIVSGGTDNHLMLVDLQTFDAELTGKEAQETLDRAGITLNKNQIPGDPRSPFVTSGLRIGTAAVTTTGMTEPEMAGIAGLIGRALRERADAAAIGAVRDEVGALCSKFPPYPAP, from the coding sequence ATGGCACCGGCCCCGAGGGACGACGAGCTGTTCTCGATCGTCGATCGGGAGCTCGAGCGCCAGCAGACGACACTCCAGCTGATCGCGTCGGAGAACTTCACCTCGCCTGCCGTGCTCGAGGCCACCGGGTCCGTGCTCACCAACAAGTACGCCGAGGGGTATCCGGGCAAGCGGTACTACGGCGGCAACCAGATCGTCGACGAGGCGGAGGCGCTGGCCATCGCACGGGCCACGTCGTTGTTCGGCGCCGACCACGCCAACGTGCAGCCCCACTCGGGAGCCAACGCCAACATGGCGGCATACCTGGCCCTGCTGGAGCCGGGCGACACGGTGCTCGGCATGCGCCTCGACCAGGGCGGCCACCTCACCCACGGCTCGCCGGTGAACTTCAGCGGGCGCATCTACCGCTTCGTGTCCTACGGCGTCACCGAGAGCGACGAGCGCCTCGACCTCGACCGGATCCGCGACCTGGCCCTCGAGCACCGCCCGAAGATGCTGGTGGCCGGGGCCACCGCCTACCCGCGGATCATCGACCCTGCGCCCCTGCGTTCCATCGCCGACGAGGTCGGCGCCATCTTCCTGTTCGACGCCGCCCACATCGCCGGGCTGGTCGCCGGCGGCGCCCATCCCTCGCCGGTGCCTCTGGCCGACGTCGTCACCTTCACCACCCACAAGACGCTGCGCGGCCCGCGCGGTGGCTGCATCCTGTCGACCGCGGAGCACGCCAAGGCCATCGACAAGGCCGTCTTCCCCGGCCTCCAGGGCGGGCCGCTCGAGCACGTCATCGCCGCCAAGGCGGTCGCGTTCCGAGAGGCGGCCCAACCCGGCTTCCGGGCGTACGCCGCCCAGATCGTGCGCAACGCCCAGGCGCTGGCCAGCGCGCTGGCCGGTGAGGGATTCCGCATCGTGTCGGGGGGGACGGACAACCACCTGATGCTCGTCGACCTGCAGACCTTCGACGCCGAGCTCACCGGCAAGGAGGCACAGGAGACGCTGGACCGGGCCGGCATCACGCTCAACAAGAACCAGATCCCGGGCGATCCGCGCTCGCCGTTCGTCACCAGCGGGCTTCGGATCGGGACGGCCGCCGTCACCACCACGGGCATGACCGAACCGGAGATGGCCGGCATCGCCGGCCTGATCGGCCGGGCCCTCCGGGAGCGGGCC